The following are encoded together in the Montipora capricornis isolate CH-2021 chromosome 5, ASM3666992v2, whole genome shotgun sequence genome:
- the LOC138049737 gene encoding uncharacterized protein, which produces MEEDKKTASCPEEEDAANIAVNVESSNDSHHPNSHLLPPDRYDWQTVPNRSTHDSSHTVSQYTAATETRRGHNRSRRAANTSVPRGFLSQRRPKRGQFNNSVASKADKKAPNQSEVVKRPGRGPCGRGKRGRGRGREEQARRSGAEPRALFAISQGFIQPDIKYEWNELYVLGLHYKTSQDSLKNYIHIISGYEVDFVRWFKPKGKAIVKLKTEKIKDFQDILRAQEKKPTLDGVRVLIERAPQCKSIYVSGFPPCTSKVEAQMYFEERVGALDPARGVEFSPRWDEPDEKCRVKRAIVYFDDKESRKKALKKDHFLDRDAMALRVVAFYPFLGTVNPVDPPKGSKRPISGDPESSRLPQFYKHVDPNLMEFIMESNQERKLKGALVECEKAYIQWKTGDSYALIKYAEKKLDNEFEEPAWKERCIEIVDSCLNGCAAKEIPVDEEIWGEVANQLPQIECQVLSKYTAKVKLMETSHTLSLICLRSNMPDFADKLTNRLKKIEEEVRERKMEEKIRKDISPVKLQLLQNAKIESILKEEFKEDVRAEVKLGDHTLVLKTPKGLMLQVTCYLRQRLDEIDKCAIDIPPEIVDILKRKPGRKKMVAELPAGCAFTLDEKAEKVIFLGKNPPQTKQGSETAKSVLVCNQTLTVTTRDISLLLSDKWSDLCRKLEKRHKIRISRELQHIAVFGFEKDVTEAVTKMRDFFNEKKATEGEFPLDALQHRRIFNEFFKEDIEELEGELADYGVKISFEDNGKLIKFSGSEEGVKEVEERLYAMQDKIKEETFRIYTPGMRTFLGQDGGRRLIEMVEREKKCIINVTDSTGEEEGDDDEESESDESLSNSCDREEIDENEKTILTSEDKIVTWKTGKIEEEQADVLVCSVGSNLMLSVGAIANAMSKAAGPELQLALLEAAKEATADLDEGDIISTIPGKLSCRHVIHCLCCPWKDGSNEKKQVLRELLWKCFDRASEMGACSIGLPLIGTGGLGFPHAVAVHIMIRTAIDHSQANPKSPIEEFRFVVFSEDLTGIEAIEEEFFAFKKERQSMRKYQKQNVPQRNPTPLLMPELKNKCTLWTGLNVDCGQLKLQVVEGDITKEFAEAICNVVFQDLDMRGGSLSSSIAEVCGNIVQEELQVQLPHQPGDIVITSAGIAPAMKKIVHIVVGDFKKKHLQICVEKALKKADSVGLRSLSIPAVGSGRRLGFSAEESAEIVFTAIRAFAANSCASIREVKIVVQDDSITGAFVAKLEAIQKENGKSLNQCEKNDVEAATGCGRGKLEDSTDESTACFRHQNVVIHGRIESLQEAMTALKDGVTKACNNPRIIKHDVLSRLSKRRIKELKRKSRDRDVKMEQLEECCIRLEGLPKDVMDLNTEINDAIQEQRESEHKEEKAEQMFRTVRWCMTNAAGKEEPFDKIANYDIELAYQAKEHSQLISHKNLEAEIHFGSKEVTFLRNGKIKSIRRRDVLPLPNEWVAHPRDEHDKEEPLHLVSLLRESEDFRRIKDKFLESLSNKMNILSIERIQNPSLYVPYMARKQSMDEKNGTLDNELQLFHGTKYESVKAINLQGFNRSLCGQNGAAYGDGVYFAKQAFYSRGYSKKGPRGECYMYLAKVLVGKYTTGEQEMKAPPSRDKSKPEILFDSVVDDADNPTIFVVFNDFHVYPEYLITFKINE; this is translated from the exons ATGGAGG aagacaaaaaaacagcAAGCTGTCCAGAGGAAGAGGACGCGGCAAACATTGCTGTTAACGTTGAAAGCTCCAATGACAGCCATCACCCCAACAGCCATTTATTACCACCTGACAGATACGACTGGCAAACAGTTCCCAATCGAAGCACTCACGATAGTTCACATACAGTGAGCCAATACACGGCAGCCACAGAGACTCGTAGAGGCCACAATCGTAGCAGAAGGGCAGCGAATACATCAGTGCCGAGAGGATTTCTTTCACAAAGGAGACCGAAAAGGGGTCAATTCAATAACTCCGTGGCTTCAAAGGCTGATAAAAAAGCTCCAAATCAGTCCGAAGTTGTCAAACGTCCCGGAAGGGGTCCATGTGGAAGAGGGAAAAGAGGGCGCGGACGTGGTAGAGAGGAACAAGCTAGAA GGTCCGGAGCAGAACCTCGAGCGCTTTTTGCAATCTCTCAAGGGTTTATACAACCAGACATCAAGTACGAATGGAATGAGTTGTATGTTTTGGGCCTCCACTACAAGACATCGCAAGATAGTCTCAAGAATTATATTCATATTATTAGCGGCTATGAAGTTGATTTTGTGCGTTGGTTCAAGCCTAAAGGAAAAGCAATCGTGAagctgaaaactgaaaaaataaaag ATTTTCAAGACATCTTAcgtgcacaggaaaaaaaaccgACGCTTGATGGTGTCAGAGTCTTGATTGAAAGAGCACCACAATGTAAAAGTATATATGTCAGCGGATTTCCTCCATGCACCTCTAAAGTTGAGGCACAGATGTACTTTGAAGAAAGAGTTGGTGCATTAGATCCGGCTCGGGGAGTAGAGTTTAGCCCAAGATGGGACGAACCGGACGAGAAATGTAGAGTTAAAAGAGCTATTGTGTACTTCGACGACAAAGAAA GTCGGAAGAAAGCATTGAAAAAGGATCACTTCCTAGACCGCGACGCCATGGCACTGCGTGTAGTGGCATTTTATCCATTCTTGGGTACAGTAAATCCAGTGGATCCACCAAAAGGGTCGAAGCGACCCATTTCTGGTGACCCTGAAAGCAGCAGACTACCCCAGTTTTACAAACATGTTGATCCAAATCTCATGGAGTTTATTATGGAATCAAACCAAGAGAGGAAGTTGAAAGGAGCTTTAGTCGAGTGCGAAAAGGCTTATATTCAGTGGAAAACTGGGGATTCGTACGCCCTAATAAAATATGCTGAGAAGAAACTGGACAATGAATTTGAAGAACCGGCTTGGAAAGAACGTTGTATTGAAATTGTTGATTCCTGTCTAAACGGTTGCGCTGCAAAGGAAATTCCTGTAGATGAGGAAATCTGGGGTGAGGTAGCCAATCAGCTTCCACAGATAGAATGCCAGGTGCTTTCCAAGTACACAGCCAAAGTGAAGCTGATGGAGACATCTCATACCCTTAGCTTGATTTGCCTAAGATCCAACATGCCTGACTTTGCCGACAAGTTAACAAATCGCTTGAAAAAGATCGAAGAAGAAGTACGTGAGAGGAAGATGGAGGAAAAGATAAGAAAAGACATCTCCCCTGTTAAGTTGCAGCTTCTTCAAAATGCTAAAATCGAGAGCATACTTAAAGAAGAATTTAAGGAGGACGTTCGAGCTGAAGTCAAATTAGGTGACCACACTCTTGTTTTAAAGACACCTAAGGGACTCATGTTGCAAGTCACTTGTTATCTTAGGCAGCGTTTGGACGAGATCGATAAATGTGCCATAGATATTCCACCAGAAATTGTAGACATCTTGAAACGAAAGCCCGGAAGGAAAAAGATGGTTGCCGAATTGCCGGCAGGATGCGCCTTTACTCTTGACGAAAAGGCAGAAAAGGTAATCTTTCTCGGTAAAAATCCCCCTCAAACAAAACAAGGAAGCGAAACGGCTAAGAGCGTTCTCGTCTGTAACCAAACTTTGACAGTGACCACGAGAGATATTAGTCTTTTGCTCTCTGACAAGTGGAGTGATCTATGCAGAAAATTGGAGAAACGACATAAGATCAGGATAAGTCGCGAATTGCAACACATTGCTGTCTTTGGATTCGAGAAAGACGTCACGGAAGCTGTGACAAAAATGAGAGACTTTTTTAATGAGAAAAAAGCAACAGAAGGAGAGTTTCCCCTAGATGCGCTACAACATCGAAGGATTTTcaacgaatttttcaaagagGATATAGAGGAACTGGAGGGAGAGCTTGCGGACTATGGTGTCAAGATATCCTTCGAAGACAACGGGAAGCTTATCAAATTCAGCGGAAGCGAAGAAGGCGTCAAAGAGGTGGAGGAACGATTGTACGCTATGCAagacaaaattaaagaagaaacgtTCAGAATTTACACACCTGGAATGAGAACGTTCTTAGGACAAGACGGAGGAAGGCGATTGATCGAAATGGTTGAACGAGAAAAGAAGTGCATCATCAATGTAACTGATTCTACGGGAGAAGAAGAAGGTGATGATGACGAAGAAAGTGAGAGCGATGAATCACTAAGCAACAGTTGCGATAGAGAGGAAATTGACGAAAATGAAAAAACTATTCTCACTTCAGAAGACAAAATCGTGACTTGGAAGACAGGAAAGATCGAGGAAGAACAG GCAGACGTGTTAGTGTGTTCCGTCGGGTCAAATCTCATGCTATCCGTTGGTGCAATCGCTAATGCTATGAGCAAAGCAGCAGGTCCTGAACTACAACTGGCCTTATTGGAGGCGGCAAAAGAAGCGACAGCTGATTTGGATGAAGGCGACATCATTAGCACTATTCCTGGAAAATTATCTTGTCGTCATGTTATTCACTGTCTGTGCTGCCCATGGAAAGATGGAAGTAACGAGAAAAAGCAG GTTCTAAGAGAGCTGTTGTGGAAGTGTTTTGATAGGGCGTCTGAAATGGGAGCCTGCTCTATCGGCTTGCCACTAATAGGAACTGGTGGACTGGGTTTTCCACATGCAGTTGCGGTCCACATAATGATAAGAACAGCCATTGACCACAGTCAAGCAAACCCGAAGTCGCCAATCGAGGAGTTCAGGTTTGTTGTGTTTAGTGAGGACCTGACTGGAATCGAAGCAATCGAAGAAGAATTTTTTGCGTTTAAGAAGGAGCGCCAGTCAATGCGAAAATATCAAAAGCAAAATGTACCACAACGAAATCCTACGCCTTTGCTTATGCCAGAGCTTAAGAATAAATGTACACTGTGGACTGGACTGAATGTGGACTGTGGACAACTCAAGTTACAAGTCGTGGAAGGCGATATAACCAAGGAATTCGCTGAGGCAATTTGCAATGTTGTTTTTCAAGACCTTGACATGAGAGGTGGAAGCTTGAGCAGTTCCATTGCCGAGGTTTGTGGCAACATCGTACAGGAAGAGCTACAGGTACAATTGCCACACCAACCAGGGGATATCGTGATAACGTCAGCTGGAATTGCACCAGCCATGAAGAAGATCGTGCACATAGTGGTAGGAGATTTCAAGAAGAAGCATCTTCAAATCTGTGTGGAGAAAGCTCTCAAAAAAGCTGATTCCGTAGGACTGCGTTCTTTGTCCATTCCAGCGGTTGGCAGTGGAAGAAGATTGGGTTTCTCAGCGGAAGAATCAGCCGAAATAGTTTTCACGGCAATCCGCGCTTTCGCCGCCAATTCATGCGCTTCAATCCGTGAAGTTAAAATCGTAGTTCAGGACGATTCCATTACTGGAGCATTTGTGGCCAAACTGGAAgcaatccaaaaagaaaatggcaaaTCCTTGAACCAGTGTGAGAAAAACGATGTGGAGGCGGCCACAGGCTGTGGTCGGGGAAAACTTGAAGATTCCACGGATGAATCGACGGCATGTTTTCGGCACCAAAACGTTGTCATTCATGGTAGGATAGAGTCCCTTCAGGAAGCCATGACAGCCCTCAAAGATGGTGTTACAAAGGCTTGCAATAATCCGCGTATTATCAAGCATGATGTTCTTAGTCGCCTCTCAAAACGGCGCATTAAAGAACTTAAACGAAAGTCTCGTGATCGAGATGTCAAAATGGAACAACTAGAGGAATGTTGTATTCGGCTAGAAGGACTTCCGAAAGATGTGATGGACTTGAACACGGAGATAAATGACGCAATCCAAGAACAGAGGGAAAGCGAACACAAAGAGGAAAAAGCAGAGCAGATGTTCCGGACGGTTCGATGGTGCATGACCAACGCTGCGGGAAAAGAAGAACCCTTCGACAAGATTGCTAACTATGACATAGAATTAGCATACCAAGCCAAGGAACATTCCCAGTTAATTTCACATAAGAATCTGGAGGCTGAAATCCACTTCGGTTCCAAAGAAGTCACATTCTTGAGAAATGGAAAGATCAAAAGCATCCGTCGTAGAGATG TTTTGCCTCTTCCCAATGAATGGGTTGCCCATCCTCGTGATGAACATGACAAGGAAGAACCGCTTCACCTCGTCAGCCTCCTCAGAGAGTCTGAAGACTTTAGGAGAATTAAGGATAAATTTCTCGAGTCATTGAGTAATAAGATGAACATCTTAAGTATCGAGAGAATTCAAAACCCGTCGCTGTATGTCCCGTACATGGCGAGGAAACAAAGCATGGACGAAAAAAATGGCACACTAGACAACGAATTGCAGTTATTCCATGGAACCAAGTACGAAAGTGTGAAAGCTATCAACTTGCAAGGATTTAACAGGAGTTTGTGTGGCCAAAACG GTGCGGCGTATGGTGATGGGGTCTACTTTGCTAAACAGGCCTTTTACTCCAGAGGTTATTCAAAGAAGGGTCCTCGCGGTGAATGCTACATGTATTTAGCGAAAGTTCTTGTTGGCAAGTATACCACTGGCGAACAAGAAATGAAGGCCCCACCAAGCAGAGATAAGAGTAAACCGGAAATCCTTTTTGATTCCGTCGTCGACGACGCAGATAATCCAACCATATTTGTGGTTTTCAACGATTTTCATGTCTATCCGGAGTACTTAATTACCTTCAAAATAAACGAATAA